In Neorhizobium sp. NCHU2750, a single genomic region encodes these proteins:
- a CDS encoding 2'-deoxycytidine 5'-triphosphate deaminase has translation MMARDTGILADRAIADLFETGRLVSERELDRDQIQPASLDLRLGAKAFRVRASFMPGPNSLVADKLDRLSLHVVDLSHGAVLETGCVYIVPLMESLDLPATMSASANPKSSTGRLDIFTRVITDHAQEFDKIPAGYRGPLYLEISPRTFPIVARQGSRLSQIRFRIGNALLSEPEVLHLHETETLVASTRPNVSGGGIALSIDLKGDANGLIGYRGKHHTAVVDVDKKGEHDVFDFWEPLYSRGRNELILDPDEFYILVSREAVHVPPLYAAEMTPFDPLVGEFRVHYAGFFDPGFGHEAAGGRGSRAVLEVRSHEVPFILEDGQIVGRLVYEHMLEKPQGLYGTGLGSNYQAQGLKLSKHFRG, from the coding sequence ATGATGGCTCGCGACACGGGAATTCTGGCGGACCGCGCAATTGCGGACCTATTTGAAACGGGACGGCTGGTTTCCGAACGCGAACTGGACCGCGATCAGATCCAGCCGGCAAGCCTTGACCTGCGTCTCGGCGCCAAGGCTTTCCGCGTCCGCGCCTCCTTCATGCCGGGCCCCAACAGTCTCGTGGCCGACAAGCTCGACCGGCTGAGCCTGCATGTCGTCGACCTGTCGCATGGCGCGGTTCTGGAAACCGGCTGCGTCTATATCGTGCCGTTGATGGAAAGCCTCGACCTGCCGGCCACCATGTCGGCTTCGGCCAATCCGAAATCCTCCACCGGCCGCCTCGATATCTTCACCCGCGTCATCACCGATCACGCACAGGAATTCGACAAGATCCCGGCCGGCTATCGCGGCCCGCTCTATCTCGAAATCTCTCCGCGCACCTTCCCGATCGTTGCCCGCCAGGGTTCGCGCCTGTCGCAGATCCGCTTCCGCATCGGCAATGCGCTCCTGTCTGAACCGGAAGTCCTTCACCTGCATGAAACCGAAACGCTGGTCGCATCGACCAGGCCGAACGTGTCGGGTGGCGGCATTGCCCTGTCGATCGATCTGAAGGGCGATGCCAACGGCCTGATCGGCTATCGCGGCAAGCATCACACCGCCGTCGTCGATGTCGACAAGAAGGGCGAGCACGATGTCTTCGATTTCTGGGAGCCTCTCTATAGCCGCGGCCGCAACGAACTGATCCTCGATCCGGATGAGTTCTACATCCTCGTTTCCCGCGAAGCCGTGCATGTGCCGCCGCTTTACGCGGCCGAAATGACCCCCTTCGATCCGCTGGTCGGCGAGTTCCGCGTTCATTATGCCGGCTTCTTCGATCCCGGCTTCGGACATGAAGCCGCAGGCGGCCGCGGCAGCCGCGCCGTGCTGGAAGTGCGCAGCCACGAAGTGCCCTTCATCCTGGAAGACGGCCAGATCGTCGGGCGGCTCGTCTACGAGCACATGCTGGAAAAGCCTCAGGGCCTCTACGGCACCGGCCTTGGCTCGAATTATCAGGCGCAGGGCCTCAAGCTTTCCAAGCATTTCCGCGGCTGA
- a CDS encoding ABC transporter ATP-binding protein, with the protein MTGHTLPTNTRPTHTLDAIKLSAGYGDSDILSDLDIAVPPGRITVIVGANACGKSTLLRSMSRLLAPRGGQVLLDGKSVHRMPPRDLARVLGLLPQSPIAPEGITVADLVGRGRHPHQGLFSRWTRKDDEAVQAALDATKTADLADRPVDELSGGQRQRVWIAMALAQETDILLLDEPTTFLDINHQIEVLDLLTDLNRARGTTIVMVLHDLNLAARYADHLVAMAQGRIHDAGTPEAVLTEDNVREVFGLQSRVITDPTCGRPMMLPLGRHHTITAA; encoded by the coding sequence ATACTCTGCCCACCAATACTCGGCCCACACATACTCTGGACGCCATCAAGCTTTCCGCCGGTTATGGCGATAGCGACATCCTGAGCGACCTCGACATCGCCGTGCCACCGGGCAGGATCACGGTCATCGTCGGCGCAAATGCCTGCGGCAAGTCCACGCTTCTAAGATCGATGTCGCGGCTTTTGGCGCCACGCGGCGGCCAGGTTCTGCTGGACGGAAAATCAGTGCACCGGATGCCGCCGCGCGACCTTGCCCGTGTTCTCGGCCTGCTGCCGCAATCGCCGATCGCGCCGGAGGGGATCACGGTCGCCGATCTCGTCGGCCGAGGGCGCCATCCGCATCAGGGGCTTTTTTCCCGCTGGACACGGAAGGACGACGAGGCGGTGCAAGCGGCGCTCGACGCGACCAAGACCGCCGATCTGGCCGACAGGCCGGTGGACGAGCTTTCCGGCGGCCAGCGGCAAAGGGTGTGGATCGCCATGGCGCTGGCGCAGGAGACGGATATCCTGCTTCTCGACGAGCCGACGACCTTTCTTGACATCAACCACCAGATCGAGGTGCTCGACCTTCTGACCGATCTCAACCGGGCACGCGGCACGACGATCGTGATGGTGCTGCACGACCTCAACCTTGCGGCCCGCTATGCCGATCATCTGGTGGCGATGGCGCAAGGCCGCATCCATGATGCGGGCACTCCCGAAGCCGTGCTGACGGAAGACAATGTCAGGGAAGTCTTCGGGCTTCAGAGCCGCGTGATCACCGACCCGACCTGCGGCCGACCGATGATGCTGCCGCTCGGGCGGCACCACACGATAACCGCGGCCTGA
- a CDS encoding glycosyltransferase family 92 protein, producing MRFFGFKRPRHVTREIGITPPKPQADRHGIAIVCWIKNEANYIVEWLRFHRAVGVRHFFLYNDGSSDGTFDLVRQTLSEDEVTIIPWSMRMRDEATEEIINAQTVAYAHAIVNFGGQFEWMAFIDADEFLLPKTGLTLEEALTGAGGFPNISLPWHMFGHGGHETRPALPVTQAYTMRARDPMYRHPHALNFKCIVDPTEVTHVSVHHFQTRTFGNKTSNDAGKIFDRRSRKEAGFYSSSFIQLNHYYGRSREEFSRKINRGISYDASTEAYRAKSLSIIDHLETDPVADDAMKDFVERATIKLD from the coding sequence ATGCGATTTTTCGGATTCAAGCGTCCGCGCCACGTCACCAGAGAGATCGGCATCACGCCGCCGAAGCCGCAGGCGGACAGGCATGGCATTGCGATCGTCTGCTGGATCAAGAACGAGGCAAACTACATCGTCGAATGGCTGCGCTTCCACAGGGCTGTGGGCGTGCGCCACTTCTTTCTCTATAATGACGGCTCTTCGGACGGAACGTTCGATCTCGTCCGACAGACGCTGTCGGAAGACGAGGTGACCATCATCCCGTGGTCGATGCGCATGCGCGACGAGGCCACCGAGGAAATCATCAATGCCCAGACGGTCGCCTATGCGCATGCGATCGTGAATTTCGGCGGCCAGTTCGAATGGATGGCCTTCATCGATGCCGATGAATTCCTGCTGCCGAAAACCGGACTGACGCTTGAGGAGGCTCTGACTGGAGCCGGCGGCTTCCCGAATATCTCGCTGCCGTGGCACATGTTCGGCCATGGCGGCCATGAAACGCGGCCCGCCCTGCCCGTCACGCAGGCCTATACGATGCGGGCCAGGGATCCGATGTATCGCCATCCGCATGCGCTCAACTTCAAATGCATCGTCGATCCGACCGAAGTGACGCATGTTTCCGTGCATCATTTCCAGACGAGGACCTTCGGCAACAAGACCTCGAATGACGCAGGCAAGATTTTCGACCGACGGAGCCGCAAGGAAGCAGGCTTCTATTCCTCCAGCTTCATCCAGCTCAATCACTATTACGGCCGCTCGCGCGAGGAATTTTCCCGAAAGATCAACCGCGGCATTTCCTACGATGCCTCGACCGAGGCCTACCGGGCCAAATCCCTGTCGATCATCGACCACCTGGAAACGGATCCGGTCGCGGATGATGCGATGAAGGATTTTGTCGAACGGGCGACGATCAAGCTAGACTGA
- a CDS encoding glycosyl transferase encodes MSSAILAASGGVKQVICISWGTKYGAPFINRLYNMVERNITPPFTFTCFTDNREGLHPGILCEDLPPIGVEMPVNTRGIWPKSRLWGPELGSLKGAVLFLDLDLVIVSSLDPFFELGGPDDVVLAKNQTTPFERLGQTSLFRFPVGKLVPLQEKFKENPQWVADTYRFEQRYVSRCAPGGIKLFPRKWVLHFRQDCRWPFPLNYFLAPRLPSSARVVIFPRGLLPQHAIEGRYGSSAPAQTPLQHVAGVFNKEKRRKKGFFQYLRHYILPTKWVADHWR; translated from the coding sequence ATGAGTTCTGCAATTCTGGCAGCAAGTGGTGGCGTCAAGCAGGTCATCTGCATCAGCTGGGGCACGAAATACGGCGCCCCCTTCATCAACCGCCTCTACAACATGGTCGAGCGTAACATCACGCCGCCCTTCACCTTCACCTGCTTCACCGATAACCGCGAGGGCCTGCATCCCGGCATTCTCTGCGAGGACCTGCCGCCGATCGGCGTCGAGATGCCGGTCAACACCCGCGGCATCTGGCCGAAATCGCGCCTCTGGGGCCCCGAACTCGGCTCGCTCAAGGGCGCCGTCCTGTTCCTCGACCTGGATTTGGTGATCGTTTCCTCGCTCGATCCCTTCTTCGAGCTCGGCGGTCCCGATGACGTCGTTCTGGCGAAGAACCAGACGACACCGTTCGAGCGGCTCGGTCAGACCTCGCTGTTCCGCTTCCCGGTCGGCAAGCTCGTGCCGCTGCAGGAGAAGTTCAAGGAAAACCCGCAATGGGTGGCCGATACCTACCGGTTCGAGCAGCGCTATGTCAGCCGCTGCGCACCGGGCGGCATCAAGCTCTTCCCGCGTAAATGGGTGCTGCATTTCCGACAGGATTGCCGCTGGCCGTTTCCGCTCAACTATTTCCTCGCACCCCGGCTGCCGTCGAGCGCCCGCGTTGTGATCTTCCCGCGCGGGCTCTTGCCCCAGCATGCGATCGAGGGGCGATACGGCTCCAGCGCTCCTGCGCAAACGCCGCTGCAGCATGTTGCCGGTGTGTTCAACAAGGAGAAGCGCCGCAAGAAGGGCTTCTTCCAGTATTTGCGTCACTACATCCTGCCGACAAAGTGGGTCGCGGATCACTGGCGCTGA